A region of Apus apus isolate bApuApu2 chromosome 14, bApuApu2.pri.cur, whole genome shotgun sequence DNA encodes the following proteins:
- the TMEM204 gene encoding transmembrane protein 204: MTVHKLVATAVLVALVSLILNNAAAFTPNWVYQTLEDGRKRSVGLWKMCWLAEKSRGGASTSARHGNGEERECEALGWGSEAAGFQESRSTVKLQFDMMRACNLIATVALTAGQLIFVLGLMELPIISQDTQWWEEAIAAVFQLASFVLVIGLVTFYRIGPYTNLSWSCYLNIGACLLATLAAAILIWNILHRREDCMAPRVIVISRTLTARFRRGLENDYVESPC; this comes from the exons ATGACTGTCCACAAACTGGTAGCCACAGCTGTGTTGGTAGCCCTGGTCTCACTTATTCTTAACAACGCAGCTGCCTTCACTCCCAACTGGGTCTACCAGACGCTGGAGGATGGGCGGAAGCGCAGCGTGGGGCTCTGGAAGATGTGTTGGctggcagagaagagcagaggaggtGCAAGCACGAGTGCCAGGCATGGGAACGGGGAAGAGCGCGAGTGTgaagccctgggctggggctcaGAGGCAGCTGGGTTCCAGGAGTCACGCAGCACTGTCAAAC TGCAGTTTGACATGATGCGTGCTTGCAACCTCATCGCCACCGTTGCTCTGACTGCTGGCCAGCTCATCTTCGTCCTAGGCCTGATGGAGTTACCCATCATTTCTCAGGATACCCAGTGGTGGGAGGAGGCCATAGCTGCTGTCTTCCAACTTGCCA GTTTTGTTCTGGTTATAGGACTGGTGACCTTCTACCGCATCGGACCATACACCAACCTCTCGTGGTCTTGCTATCTGAACATCGGAGCATGTCTTTTGGCCACACTGGCAGCTGCCATCCTCATATGGAACATCCTCCACCGGCGTGAGGACTGCATGGCCCCCCGGGTCATCGTCATCAGCCGTACCCTGACCGCTCGGTTTCGCCGGGGACTGGAGAACGACTACGTGGAGTCACCGTGCTGA